A portion of the Oncorhynchus gorbuscha isolate QuinsamMale2020 ecotype Even-year linkage group LG07, OgorEven_v1.0, whole genome shotgun sequence genome contains these proteins:
- the LOC124039258 gene encoding somatostatin receptor type 2-like yields MDLWPLLPSSPNLSLPEPLYYDSYFPGNESDLGSRNDTPDETQQVFDKTSSVVITFIYFMVCAVGLTGNTLVIYVILRYAKMKTVTNIYILNLAVADVLCMLSLPFIAMQLALVHWPFGSVLCRLVMTVDCLNQFTSIFCLTVMSIDRYLAVVHPIKSTKWRKPRVAKIINLTVWGVSLLVNLPIMIFSGLMPNKNEAWVCTIVWPEPQEAYQTAFMFYTFFLGFFLPLTIICLCYLLIIVKVKSSGMRVGSTKRKRSERKVTRMVSIVVAMFVLCWLPFYVFNVTSVTGTINTTPVLKSTFEFVVVLGYANSCANPILYAFLSDNFKKSFQNVLCLKKVAGLDEAERSDSRMERTRTVKDVTAETRNAALLNGELQTSI; encoded by the exons ATGGATCTCTGgcctctcctcccatcatcccCCAACCTCTCCCTCCCCGAGCCCCTGTACTATGACAGCTACTTCCCAGGGAACGAGTCTGACCTGGGGTCCCGGAATGACACTCCTGACGAGACCCAACAGGTCTTCGACAAGACCAGCTCCGTGGTTATTACCTTCATCTACTTCATGGTCTGCGCCGTGGGCCTGACGGGCAACACCTTGGTGATCTATGTCATCCTGCGCTATGCTAAGATGAAAACAGTCACTAACATTTACATCCTGAACCTGGCCGTGGCTGACGTCCTCTGTATGCTGAGTCTACCCTTTATCGCCATGCAGCTGGCCCTGGTCCACTGGCCCTTCGGCTCCGTGCTCTGCCGTCTGGTCATGACCGTGGACTGCCTCAACCAGTTCACCAGCATCTTCTGCCTCACGGTCATGAGCATCGACCGCTACCTGGCTGTGGTCCACCCCATAAAGTCCACCAAGTGGCGGAAGCCACGCGTGGCTAAGATCATCAACCTGACCGTGTGGGGAGTGTCCCTGCTGGTCAACCTGCCAATCATGATCTTCAGCGGTCTGATGCCCAATAAGAACGAGGCGTGGGTGTGTACCATTGTGTGGCCAGAGCCTCAGGAGGCCTATCAGACGGCCTTCATGTTCTACACCTTCTTCCTGGGTTTCTTCCTGCCACTCACAATCATCTGCCTCTGTTACCTGCTCATCATCGTCAAG GTGAAGTCGTCAGGCATGCGCGTGGGCTCAACTAAGCGTAAGCGCTCGGAGAGGAAGGTGACCAGGATGGTGTCCATCGTAGTGGCCATGTTCGTGCTCTGCTGGCTGCCCTTCTACGTGTTCAACGTCACCTCGGTGACGGGGACCATCAACACCACGCCTGTCCTCAAGAGCACCTTTGAGTTTGTGGTGGTGCTGGGCTACGCCAACAGCTGTGCCAACCCCATCCTGTACGCCTTCCTGTCGGACAACTTCAAGAAGAGCTTTCAGAACGTTCTGTGCTTGAAGAAGGTGGCGGGCCTGGATGAGGCGGAGCGCAGCGACAGCCGCATGGAGCGGACGCGCACGGTCAAAGACGTCACCGCCGAAACGCGCAACGCGGCGCTGCTCAACGGCGAGCTGCAGACCAGTATATGA